The Cronobacter sakazakii genome has a window encoding:
- the mltC gene encoding membrane-bound lytic murein transglycosylase MltC: protein MKKIFALALIAPLLISCSSKKNAENAYNEAWIKDTNGFDILMGQFAHNIENIWGFNEVLIAGPKDYVKYTDQYQTRSHINFDDGTITVETIAGTEPAARLRRAIITTLLMGDDPGSIDLYSDVNDIQISREPFLYGQVVDNTGQPIRWEGRASKFADYLLQTHLKSRSNGLRIIYSVTINLVPNHLDKRAHKYIGMVRQASRKYGVDESLILAIMQTESSFNPYAVSHADALGLMQVVQHSAGKDVFRSQGKWGTPSRSYLFDPQSNIDTGTAYLAMLNNVYLGGITNPTSRRYAVITAYNGGAGSVLRVFSSDKDQAVNIINQLSPGDVYETLTNRHPSAESRRYLYKVNTAQKMYRRK from the coding sequence ATGAAAAAAATATTTGCGCTCGCTTTGATTGCGCCGTTGCTCATCTCCTGCTCCAGCAAAAAAAACGCCGAAAACGCCTATAACGAGGCCTGGATTAAGGACACCAACGGGTTTGACATTCTGATGGGCCAGTTTGCCCATAACATTGAAAACATCTGGGGATTTAACGAAGTTTTAATCGCGGGTCCGAAGGACTACGTGAAATATACCGATCAGTACCAGACGCGCAGCCACATCAACTTCGACGACGGCACCATTACGGTTGAGACGATAGCCGGTACCGAGCCTGCGGCGCGCCTGCGTCGGGCGATTATCACCACGCTGCTGATGGGCGACGACCCCGGCTCTATCGATCTCTATTCTGATGTTAATGACATTCAGATCTCCCGCGAGCCGTTCCTTTATGGTCAGGTGGTGGACAACACCGGGCAGCCGATTCGCTGGGAAGGCCGCGCATCGAAATTCGCCGACTACCTGCTGCAAACGCACCTGAAGAGCCGCAGCAACGGCCTGCGGATTATCTACAGCGTGACCATTAACCTGGTGCCGAACCACCTCGACAAACGTGCCCATAAGTACATTGGCATGGTGCGTCAGGCGTCGCGCAAATATGGCGTGGATGAATCGCTGATCCTCGCGATTATGCAGACCGAATCGTCGTTTAACCCGTATGCGGTCAGCCATGCCGACGCGCTCGGGCTAATGCAGGTGGTGCAGCACAGCGCCGGTAAGGACGTTTTCCGCTCGCAGGGCAAATGGGGCACGCCGAGCCGCAGCTATCTGTTTGATCCGCAAAGCAACATTGATACCGGCACCGCGTATCTGGCGATGCTTAATAATGTGTATCTGGGCGGCATTACCAACCCGACCTCACGTCGTTACGCCGTGATCACCGCCTATAACGGCGGCGCGGGCAGCGTGTTGCGGGTGTTCTCAAGCGATAAAGACCAGGCGGTGAATATTATCAACCAGTTATCGCCGGGCGATGTATACGAGACGCTGACCAACCGTCATCCGTCTGCCGAATCGCGGCGTTATCTCTACAAGGTCAATACCGCGCAGAAGATGTATCGCCGTAAATAA
- the citF gene encoding citrate lyase subunit alpha, whose translation MNQTELLHVQFPHLRDLVPFDTAHTATPWLADDECKHTRKLCASLEEAVRKSGLRDGMTISFHHAFREGDRVINQVVATLAQMGFKDLTLASSSLMTCNEPLIEHIQSGVITRIYTSGMRGKLAEAVSHGLMAEPVQIHSHGGRVKLLQDGELKIDVAFLGVPCSDEFGNANGSHGKSCCGSLGYAMVDAQFARNVVLLTETLVPYPNMPASLSQDRVDFVVPVESVGDPAKISVGAARVTSNPRELMIARYAADVIEHAGYFKDGFSMQTGSGAASTACTRFLGEKMARRGVKARFALGGITGSLVDLHEKGLIDVLLDTQCFDSQAAASLARNPKHIEISTNVYASPASKAACCDKLDVVILSALEIDVGFNVNVITGSDGVMRGASGGHCDVAAAANLTIVVAPLLRSRIPTVVKRVTTRLTPGESIDVLVTDHGIAVNPARPEVRERLVAAGLNVVDIHALCERAVAIAGEPKPIEFTDRIVGVVRYRDGSVIDVVRQVKE comes from the coding sequence ATGAATCAGACAGAACTTCTGCATGTGCAGTTTCCGCACCTGCGCGACCTTGTGCCGTTCGATACCGCCCATACCGCCACGCCGTGGCTCGCGGATGACGAGTGCAAGCACACCCGCAAACTCTGCGCGTCGCTGGAAGAGGCGGTGCGCAAAAGCGGCCTGCGCGACGGCATGACAATTTCTTTCCACCATGCGTTTCGTGAAGGCGACCGGGTGATCAACCAGGTGGTGGCGACGCTTGCGCAGATGGGCTTTAAAGACCTGACGCTGGCGTCAAGCTCGCTGATGACCTGCAACGAGCCGCTGATTGAGCATATCCAAAGCGGCGTCATCACGCGGATTTACACTTCCGGCATGCGCGGCAAACTCGCCGAGGCGGTCTCTCACGGGCTGATGGCGGAGCCGGTGCAGATCCACTCCCACGGCGGGCGCGTCAAACTGTTGCAGGATGGCGAGCTGAAGATAGACGTGGCGTTTCTCGGCGTGCCGTGTAGCGATGAATTCGGCAACGCCAACGGCAGCCACGGCAAATCCTGCTGCGGCTCTCTCGGCTACGCGATGGTGGACGCGCAGTTTGCCCGTAACGTGGTGCTGCTGACCGAAACGCTTGTGCCGTACCCGAACATGCCTGCGAGTTTGTCGCAGGATCGCGTGGATTTTGTGGTGCCGGTAGAAAGCGTGGGCGACCCGGCGAAAATCAGCGTCGGCGCGGCGCGCGTCACCAGCAATCCGCGCGAGCTGATGATTGCCCGCTACGCCGCTGATGTGATTGAACACGCCGGCTATTTCAAAGATGGCTTCTCGATGCAGACCGGCTCCGGCGCGGCGTCCACCGCCTGTACGCGGTTTCTCGGCGAGAAAATGGCGCGCCGCGGCGTGAAGGCGCGCTTCGCGCTCGGTGGTATCACCGGCAGCCTGGTGGATCTGCATGAAAAAGGGCTGATAGACGTCCTGCTCGACACCCAGTGCTTTGACAGCCAGGCGGCGGCGTCGCTCGCGCGTAACCCGAAGCACATCGAAATCTCCACCAACGTTTACGCCAGCCCCGCCAGCAAAGCGGCCTGCTGCGATAAGCTCGACGTGGTGATCCTGAGCGCGCTGGAAATCGACGTCGGGTTTAACGTCAACGTGATAACCGGCTCCGATGGCGTGATGCGCGGCGCGTCCGGCGGGCACTGCGATGTGGCCGCGGCGGCGAATCTCACCATCGTGGTGGCCCCGCTGTTGCGCAGCCGCATTCCAACGGTGGTTAAACGCGTCACCACCCGCCTGACGCCGGGCGAGAGCATCGATGTGCTGGTTACCGATCACGGCATCGCGGTTAACCCTGCGCGGCCCGAGGTGCGCGAGCGGCTGGTCGCGGCGGGGCTGAATGTCGTCGATATTCATGCGCTGTGCGAACGCGCCGTGGCGATCGCCGGCGAGCCGAAACCCATTGAATTCACCGACCGCATCGTCGGCGTGGTGCGCTATCGCGACGGCAGCGTCATCGACGTGGTGCGTCAGGTTAAGGAGTAA
- the citE gene encoding citrate (pro-3S)-lyase subunit beta: MSKLRRSMLFLPGANAAMLSTAFIYRPDSIMFDLEDAVALREKDTARLLVFHALQHPMYRDIETVVRINPLSTPFGLPDLDAAVRAGVDVIRLPKTDSPEDIDELEGHLARIERECGREPGSTRIMAAIESAVGVINAVAIARSSPRLIGIALAAFDYVMDMQTERGDGTELFYARCAVLHAARAAGIDAFDVVWSDVNDEAGFLKEVDLIRKMGFNGKSLINPRQIDLLHNAYAPTQDEVDYARRVIAAAEEGERNGLGVVSLNGKMIDAPIINHAQVVLERAAASGVRR; the protein is encoded by the coding sequence ATGAGCAAACTTCGCCGCAGCATGCTGTTTTTACCCGGCGCGAACGCCGCCATGCTCTCCACCGCGTTTATCTACCGGCCTGATTCCATCATGTTCGATCTCGAAGACGCCGTGGCGCTACGTGAGAAAGACACCGCGCGCCTGCTGGTTTTCCACGCCCTGCAACACCCGATGTACCGGGATATCGAAACCGTGGTGCGTATTAACCCGCTCAGCACGCCGTTCGGCTTGCCCGATCTCGACGCGGCGGTGCGCGCAGGGGTCGATGTGATCCGCCTGCCGAAAACCGACTCGCCGGAGGATATCGACGAGCTGGAAGGCCATCTGGCGCGCATTGAGCGCGAGTGCGGCCGCGAGCCCGGCTCGACGCGCATTATGGCGGCGATTGAATCGGCGGTGGGCGTTATTAACGCTGTGGCGATCGCCCGCAGTTCGCCGCGGCTTATCGGCATTGCGCTCGCGGCGTTCGATTACGTGATGGATATGCAGACCGAGCGCGGCGACGGCACCGAACTCTTCTACGCCCGCTGCGCGGTGCTGCACGCGGCGCGCGCCGCCGGCATCGACGCATTCGACGTGGTGTGGTCAGACGTCAACGACGAAGCGGGCTTTTTAAAAGAGGTCGACCTGATTCGCAAGATGGGCTTTAACGGCAAATCGCTGATTAACCCGCGCCAGATAGATCTGCTGCACAACGCCTACGCGCCGACACAAGACGAAGTGGATTACGCCCGCCGCGTGATTGCCGCCGCCGAAGAGGGTGAGCGCAACGGGCTCGGCGTGGTGTCGCTCAACGGCAAGATGATTGACGCGCCGATTATCAACCATGCGCAGGTGGTGCTGGAACGCGCTGCCGCCTCCGGCGTGCGCCGTTAA
- a CDS encoding fumarylacetoacetate hydrolase family protein translates to MKLASYLHQGRRSYGIVTDNGVVDLGARLGAHYADLKTLLARDALEQARCHAQAPADFAISDVTFLPVIEQPEKILCVGMNYAEKRKEFDQHNPAPTLFVRFPDSQTGHNAPVLKPRHSSEFDYEGELAVIIGRGGENIAREAALSHVAGYSCYMDGSARDWQHTWFTAGKNWRQTGAFGPWMTTADEIPDPHQLAIRTWLNGRMVQDDNTRSMIHGVAELIEYISTFTRLNAGDVIITGSPGGVGKKRTPPLFMKPGDKIEVEIERIGHLCNVIAEAPVAQPAPAH, encoded by the coding sequence ATGAAACTTGCGAGTTATCTCCATCAGGGCCGCCGCAGTTACGGCATCGTCACGGATAACGGCGTGGTGGATCTCGGCGCCCGTCTCGGGGCGCACTACGCGGATCTCAAAACGCTGCTGGCGCGGGACGCGCTGGAACAGGCGCGCTGCCATGCGCAGGCGCCCGCTGATTTTGCAATTAGCGATGTGACATTTTTGCCGGTTATCGAGCAGCCGGAGAAGATCCTCTGCGTGGGCATGAACTACGCCGAGAAACGCAAAGAGTTCGACCAGCACAACCCGGCGCCGACGCTGTTTGTCCGCTTCCCGGATTCGCAGACTGGCCATAACGCGCCGGTGCTCAAACCGCGCCACTCCAGCGAGTTTGATTACGAAGGCGAGCTTGCGGTGATCATCGGGCGCGGCGGCGAGAACATCGCCCGCGAGGCGGCGCTCTCGCACGTGGCGGGCTACAGCTGCTACATGGACGGCTCGGCGCGCGACTGGCAGCACACCTGGTTTACGGCGGGCAAAAACTGGCGGCAGACCGGCGCGTTCGGCCCATGGATGACCACCGCCGATGAGATCCCCGATCCGCACCAGCTCGCCATCCGCACCTGGCTTAACGGCCGCATGGTGCAGGACGACAACACCCGCAGCATGATCCACGGCGTTGCGGAGCTTATCGAGTACATCAGCACCTTCACTCGCTTAAACGCGGGCGATGTGATCATCACCGGATCGCCGGGCGGCGTTGGCAAAAAACGCACGCCGCCGCTGTTTATGAAGCCGGGCGACAAAATCGAGGTGGAGATCGAGCGGATCGGCCATCTGTGCAATGTGATCGCCGAAGCGCCCGTCGCGCAACCGGCACCCGCCCACTAA
- the citX gene encoding citrate lyase holo-[acyl-carrier protein] synthase, protein MEIDTPVNPGVTLDELLAAKDARARRQQAWLTRYGQPVISLSLVTPGPMKDSVRYRNAFAVAVQACDQLLWQHRWPWLAREVFHAHTGPTALWSVAHPASEIKALCVALEQTHPLGRLWDFDIHCPQAGQVGRASLDRPGRRCLLCDEPAHACARSRRHPLEEVVGRVEKMIDDWFARD, encoded by the coding sequence ATGGAAATTGATACGCCCGTGAATCCGGGCGTCACACTTGATGAGCTGCTGGCGGCGAAAGACGCGCGCGCCCGCCGTCAGCAGGCGTGGCTTACCCGCTACGGCCAGCCGGTGATTTCGCTCTCACTGGTAACGCCCGGCCCGATGAAAGACAGCGTGCGTTACCGCAATGCGTTCGCGGTGGCGGTGCAGGCCTGCGATCAACTACTGTGGCAGCACCGCTGGCCGTGGCTGGCGCGCGAGGTGTTTCACGCGCATACCGGCCCGACGGCGCTCTGGAGCGTGGCGCACCCGGCAAGCGAAATCAAAGCGCTGTGCGTGGCGCTTGAGCAGACGCACCCGCTCGGCAGGCTGTGGGATTTCGACATTCATTGCCCGCAGGCGGGCCAGGTGGGGCGCGCGTCGCTTGACCGTCCAGGGCGGCGCTGTTTGCTGTGTGATGAACCGGCGCACGCCTGCGCGCGTTCGCGCCGTCATCCGCTGGAAGAGGTGGTCGGACGCGTGGAGAAGATGATCGATGACTGGTTTGCCCGCGACTGA
- a CDS encoding oxidative damage protection protein: protein MSRTIFCTFLQRDAEGQDFQLYPGELGKRIYNEISKEAWAQWQKKQTMLINEKKLNMMNPEHRKLLEEEMVNFLFEGKEVHIEGYTPPEQQ from the coding sequence ATGAGCAGAACCATTTTTTGTACTTTTCTTCAGCGTGACGCCGAAGGCCAGGATTTCCAGCTCTATCCGGGCGAACTGGGTAAGCGTATCTATAACGAAATCTCGAAAGAAGCCTGGGCGCAATGGCAGAAGAAGCAGACCATGCTTATCAACGAGAAAAAGCTCAACATGATGAACCCTGAGCATCGCAAGCTGCTGGAAGAGGAGATGGTGAATTTCCTGTTTGAAGGCAAAGAGGTGCACATCGAAGGCTACACGCCGCCGGAACAACAGTAA
- the citC gene encoding [citrate (pro-3S)-lyase] ligase — translation MSNLELITVALARQPQEKARVAAFLASHQLGMDEDVTHVVIAVAQGEIAGCAGLAGNVIKGVAVDERWRGENLSARLLVEVENLAMSLGHFHLFLSTRPYNLERFRRCGFWPLAQCDDIAALLENTPSGIRRYCQQLGRLKHPGKRIGAVVMNANPFTLGHRFLAEQAASESDWLHLFVVREEASFFPYRERLAMVRAGVAHLPNVTVHEGSSYLISRATFPGYFLKERGLVDKAWSGLDLQIFRRYIAPALGINQRFVGSEPFCPVTRAYNQAMHAWLERAPLNTPSVSVIEIPRLSHAEGEAISASEVRRLLRAQRFSSIRERVPESTFALLAQRYRAEVA, via the coding sequence ATGAGCAATCTGGAACTCATCACCGTGGCGCTTGCCCGCCAGCCGCAGGAGAAAGCCCGCGTCGCGGCGTTTCTCGCCAGCCATCAGTTAGGCATGGATGAAGACGTCACGCATGTCGTCATCGCCGTCGCGCAGGGTGAGATCGCAGGCTGCGCCGGGCTTGCGGGCAATGTGATTAAAGGCGTGGCGGTGGATGAGCGCTGGCGCGGCGAAAACCTCAGCGCGCGTCTGCTGGTGGAGGTGGAAAACCTGGCGATGAGCCTCGGCCACTTTCACCTGTTCCTCTCCACGCGTCCGTATAACCTGGAGCGTTTTCGCCGCTGCGGCTTCTGGCCGCTCGCGCAGTGCGACGACATCGCGGCGCTTCTTGAAAACACGCCCTCCGGCATCCGCCGTTACTGCCAGCAGCTTGGCAGGCTGAAACACCCCGGCAAGCGTATCGGCGCGGTGGTGATGAACGCCAATCCGTTTACGCTCGGCCACCGCTTTCTCGCCGAACAGGCGGCGAGTGAGAGCGACTGGCTGCATCTTTTTGTGGTGCGTGAAGAGGCGTCGTTTTTCCCTTACCGCGAACGGCTTGCGATGGTGCGGGCGGGCGTCGCGCATCTGCCGAACGTCACGGTGCATGAGGGCTCGTCGTATCTCATCTCTCGCGCCACCTTTCCGGGTTATTTCCTCAAGGAGCGCGGGCTGGTGGATAAAGCCTGGAGCGGGCTGGATTTGCAGATTTTCCGCCGCTATATCGCGCCGGCGCTTGGCATTAACCAGCGCTTTGTCGGCAGCGAGCCGTTCTGCCCGGTGACACGCGCCTACAACCAGGCGATGCACGCGTGGCTTGAGCGCGCGCCACTTAACACGCCGTCGGTCAGCGTTATCGAAATTCCACGTCTCAGCCACGCCGAAGGCGAGGCGATTTCCGCCTCCGAAGTGCGCCGCCTGCTGCGCGCGCAGCGTTTTTCTTCGATTCGCGAACGGGTGCCGGAGAGCACTTTCGCCCTTCTCGCGCAACGCTATCGCGCTGAAGTGGCCTGA
- the citD gene encoding citrate lyase acyl carrier protein, producing the protein MKIVKEALAGTAESSDLMVKIAPAAGELEIEIYSDVIKQFGDQIHRVVKETLAAMEVYEGLVIIEDKGALDCVIRARLQSAVLRACEAQPLRWEALK; encoded by the coding sequence ATGAAGATAGTTAAAGAGGCGCTGGCGGGGACCGCCGAGTCCAGCGACCTGATGGTGAAAATCGCCCCGGCGGCGGGCGAGCTGGAGATTGAAATCTACAGCGATGTGATAAAGCAGTTCGGCGATCAGATCCACCGCGTGGTGAAAGAGACGCTCGCGGCGATGGAGGTGTACGAAGGGCTGGTGATTATCGAAGATAAAGGCGCGCTGGATTGCGTTATCCGCGCCCGGCTGCAAAGCGCCGTACTGCGCGCCTGCGAGGCGCAGCCGCTGCGCTGGGAGGCGCTCAAATGA
- the citG gene encoding triphosphoribosyl-dephospho-CoA synthase CitG, whose amino-acid sequence MTGLPATDRRSARQPDVPSLAVAALYAELTLTPKPGLVDCANSGAHQDMDHALFVTSIRAIAPWLRVFYQQGAQDVGLAESEMLRRLRPAGLACEQAMFSATGGVNTHKGGIFSLGLLCAAAGRLAAQGEPLTPTALCMAVSAMTRGIVARELAHGRRAATAGERLYRQFGLTGARGEVESGFATVRRHVLPFWQHAQGERGLQQALLRLMAVNPDTNLVSRGGLEGLRYVQKCASGLLARGWDDEALREMDRALITRNLSPGGSADLLAVSWLLAALAL is encoded by the coding sequence ATGACTGGTTTGCCCGCGACTGACCGGCGCTCTGCGCGCCAGCCCGATGTGCCGTCACTCGCGGTGGCGGCGCTGTACGCCGAACTGACCCTGACGCCCAAGCCGGGGCTGGTGGACTGCGCCAATAGCGGTGCGCACCAGGATATGGATCACGCGCTGTTTGTCACGAGCATCAGGGCGATTGCGCCGTGGCTGCGGGTGTTTTATCAGCAGGGCGCGCAGGACGTTGGGCTTGCCGAAAGCGAGATGCTGCGGCGGCTGCGCCCGGCGGGGCTTGCGTGTGAGCAGGCGATGTTCAGCGCCACCGGCGGCGTGAATACGCATAAGGGCGGGATTTTCTCGCTCGGCCTGCTGTGCGCCGCCGCGGGGAGGCTTGCGGCGCAGGGTGAGCCGCTGACGCCAACCGCGCTCTGCATGGCGGTGAGCGCGATGACCCGCGGCATCGTAGCGCGCGAGCTGGCGCACGGGCGGCGGGCGGCGACGGCGGGCGAGCGTTTGTATCGCCAGTTTGGTCTGACCGGCGCGCGCGGCGAGGTGGAGAGCGGCTTTGCGACGGTGCGCCGCCACGTGTTGCCGTTCTGGCAGCATGCGCAGGGCGAGAGAGGGTTGCAGCAGGCGCTGTTGCGGCTGATGGCGGTTAATCCGGATACCAATCTGGTGTCACGCGGCGGGCTGGAAGGGCTGCGTTATGTTCAGAAGTGCGCGAGCGGCCTGCTGGCGCGCGGCTGGGACGACGAGGCGTTACGCGAGATGGACAGGGCGCTGATTACGCGCAACTTAAGCCCTGGCGGCAGCGCGGATTTGCTGGCGGTGAGCTGGCTGCTGGCGGCGCTGGCTTTGTGA